Within the Musa acuminata AAA Group cultivar baxijiao chromosome BXJ2-9, Cavendish_Baxijiao_AAA, whole genome shotgun sequence genome, the region tattgtgacccagttattcctccagtatatcagggtgatgggggagatgtgcaggaaaatagtgtagagcctgatgttgatttacctgcaggacatgttgagcaagaagaaagacaggagatatgccggcaGTTGGTTggtatgacttcacattgaggagtcatgagacaacctcccttatgggctgaagggggaggttgttgggctgatggcccatattcagcccatgtgggctttatcagcccacaacccacaccccctcttaacctaaccctaattaagactaggggggtgtggtggctgcattttagatgcagattaaagctataaaaagacagcaacgaggcagatctttgaagccacgagattccaaagagaagaatgagaacaaggcagaaaaggaagagaaagaaagggaagaagacaaggacaacgcagagagactgttcataatcatctagtagtgttctcatctcaggttagatcaaatctacagtaggctcttgctgtgattacttgggaggttttagatattgtgggcagtgacgtgatccttgtatcccagttattctcttgtggttgttgctagggttttgggcaagagattgagatttgtatattcattattctcatagtggattatctctagtttgccccgtgatttttacccttcacattgaaggggttttccacgtatatcttggtgttctgtttgattgtgtttccattttattccgctgcgtattttggtcttctagtatttgttcctatacaaagattattcctgtttatatccccatcatttcATTCCTCAGTGGAAGGAGAATATAGACTATAGGACTATCACAATAATCATCTATGAATTTATCTAATTGAGATATTGTTTACAATATTTATGAGTTAATTTTTCAAGTTCTTGTTTTCTGATAATCAAGAAGCAATATTTGTATATTCAATAAACCACGTCACCAATCATATTGAATTTGATTGTCATGTGGTTAGACAAAAAAAGATTCAATCTAATTTTAGATTACTACTATATTTACTTTATAGTATTCTCAAATTACATATATTTAACTAAATCTAAACTATTTGGaaagatgttttttttttatttacatctACATAAGTTGAGCATTTTGAATATCTCCACTTTGAAGAGGAGTatttaaaatgataatatattgGACAAAATCTAATAAATTAGGTAAAagattcttttaattaattaagataatattattttatcaacaataacctaatttatttattttttatgattaatttaCTATTAAAAACCCTAGTATTGAGTTTTTACCAAATGACATAtcctataattatattttatcaaAGGGTGAtccttttttaaataaatattgatAACGTCCGTCGAGTATTTCAAGCAGATCCATAGGTCTGTTTGATTTGCTCTGGCCATCATGGTTCGGACCGATTTAAATCGGATCGAGTTGAACATTGTTGAATTTATAAACGAGTGTCCTAAATATAATACGAGTataacaaatatatttttatcaaatcaatCTAAATTTATCTAGAAATACTAACAAATGATTCTAAAATATttagtatttattattattattttaatgattttagggtaaataaatttttaaacataatatttttgggTTAGATCGATGATCAAATGTAACTCATTGAATTTTTACTAGATCTTTTTAAACTTCTTTAGATTTACTAgagtgagatgataatttatttaatatatatatatatatatatatatatatatatatatatatattatttttacaaatttagaataattaatttttgaaatagAATAGTTTTAGGTTGAATATGTAATCAAGTATAACTTCAGTATAACACAATTATAACTCtttaaatttttatgaaatctatccaaatttcttTGAAAGTACTAAGATAAGATGtaagatatttaatattatatatttttaattttttatgaatttaagatgttaattttttaaaattatatgttttatgttaaatttATGATCAAATATAATTCGAGAGTGATTTTTTTTAAAGGTAAAccttgatgaggaggaggaggagggggaggagggggagagggaggagaatgAAGGAGAGAAGGGAGAAGGCAATGGAATAGGAGGAGGCGACGTTGAAGTTAGAGTGAGAGGATGAGGAGACGGGGGTGGAATGGGAGGAGGATGAGAGAGAGGGGGCAATGTTAATGTTGGAGTTGGAGGATGATGAGGTGGGGGAGGAGAAGAAAGCCAAGAGAGAGATTGAGGAGGAGGATGGGGAGAAGGTAGCGGAGTGAGAGGAGCAGCTATAGAGGTGAAGTGAgagaaggaggagaaagagaaggaggTGGAGTGAGGCTAAGGAGATAAAAgggtaatttgaaaaaaaaaaattcaaggggTAATATAGGGCTTAATTAAATCGATTAAATAGTTATGATTTAGTTGAATCAGTCTCCaactaaaaaaaatcaattcaatTCTGAAAATTCAAGTGAAACTTAGTCAAAAAATAATCActatctttttatgattttattaagaatattttgattataattaaaaaatcattTAGCAAAGACCAAATCATTTGGCGCCATCATAATCAATAATGGCTAATCTAAGTTTTTCATGAATTTTAATGTGAGGAATGAATATAAGGATAGTATTTCAATATTTTGAAGGAGATATATTATCTATTAAAACTCGTAGAGTAGAAACTGATTTCAAACCGTATTTAAtttttaagcaaaaaaaaaagtgaaaattgatttatattaaaaatattgaaaaCATACATGCAGATAAAAAAGATATGCTACTCGATAAAGATATATTCCTTTCTTTCATCTGACGGAGACATATTAAGAAAGCAAAATATTAggtaaaaaatattatgaatcataaGAACCATTATATGTGATTCTCTTcactataatattattttatatttattcttgATTGACAAAATCCATTGTATATATGTCACACACAGCAGCATCAATCATTGCTTTCGATCATAGTAACCCATGGCCATTCCTTCATCTACCTCGTTGCTTGATCTCCTTCGTGGCCCTCCACTTCTCTTCCCCTATTCATCTCATCATCTCTCATGGTCTACGAGCAACAGCATGATCAACAGCGTGACCGTCGTCGCAAGGAACCGCATGAAGTCGGCGGCGTCGAAAGAGTCGGAGCATAGTCGGAGATCAAGTCGCTTCGCGCCGAGATTCTCGGCGATCAATCAGGGGTTCTCCGAAGACGGTGACGACCACGAAGGATCGCTTTCTGTGGCGGAGTTGAAAGCCATCGTCGACCACCTAAAAGACTACGGATGGAGGATGAGAGCGCTGCGTTCAGGACTTGGGATTCAAGTGCATGTTAAAGGAATCGAGGAGCATTGTGAAGACGAGAAAGGAGACGATGACATAGCTGGTGACAGACAGGGACAAGAACAATGTGGTTGGTGAAAGCTCAGTAAAAGATTAGTTGCACAGAAGATTATGTTCTTTGTTTGGCTGTGAATTGATTTCATACTGTGAGAGATCAATCAATTCCAGATTGATTTGTTGGATAAAAGCTATGCAACTTTTTAGTTAGTTAGGAGACTGTCCATAAGATTAAACCTCCCCTGAAGTCTTAAATCTACAGTAGTGGCAGGAGATGAAATATCATTTTCACAGGTAACTTGAAAGCTTGATTGAGGAAATAGTTTGCATTTGAAGTCAATTCTTAGATGTCCAAAATAATAGTGATCGAATTTAGAAAATTAGGGTTTTAAAAGTCAGTCTGATATGACAATCGCTGGATGCAATAGAAATTTCCAAGTCAAACCAATAAAAGAAAATCGAGTGTAAttacaatttatttttatattgtatAAATGTTGGATTGTGATTTGATTTCTACGAAATAAATTGTTAGAGAATTATTTAAAGAACAAACCGATGATTAATTTGAGAATATAACTTTGAAGAAGTAAGTAATTAAGCCAAAAAAACATGAACCATATAATAAATACATTCAAATCCTATTTTTACCAGAATTGGCAACTGTTCTTAACCGACGACGGCCATATCGGAGGCGGGGAAGCGGATCCAGGGCTGTTAACGGGCCGGGTATGAGTTCGATCGATTTGATCCGTATTCTTTTGATGACATTCTGATTCCAAATCTCGCTTCCACATTTACCACGCCGTCCTCTCTCTTTCCTCCCTCTCGCCACCATCCTCCCCTCTTCAATGGCAACCTCCTCCTCCTGCGATATCAAGTGCTAGATTGTGAAGAGGATTAGGAATTCAAATCGAAGAGAGATGGAGAAGCAGCAATCGATGGCGAAGCAGCCGCCATCGCCCTCGCTTTCCCTGCAGGAGTGGGAGACCCTCCTCGACGACTTCGGTTCCGGCTCCCCCGCCCGCTGCGACCGGTGGCTGCCCCTCCCCCTCCTCGACCTTGCACTCAACGCTTTCCTCCGCCGCGACTTCGCCTCCCACCTCaaacccctcctcctcctcttcatcgACGACCTCCTCTCCTCACCTACCTCTGCCCCACCCCCCTCCGACTCCCTTCCCCCTCTAATCGACGCCCTCCGATCCCTCCTCCTATCCTCGTCCCCCTCCGCTTCCGACCCTTCTCCCGCTCCCGCCGCCGCCCTCCTCCGCGACCAGTTTATGGCTACCGCCGTCTCCGCTGCAGTCTCCTCCCTCGACGCCCCACTCGACGCTTCCTCCGCCGCTCTCCTCGAGCCCCTCGTGGAAGCCCTCCTCACAGTCACCAACCGCCCGAATCACGGTCCGGACCGCCAGTCCCGCGCCGCTGCCTGCGAGTGCCTCCGCGAGCTCGAGTCTGCCTTCCCTTGCCTCCTTGCCGACGCCGCCGGCCACCTCTGGGCCCTCGCCCAGGCCGAGCGCACCCACGTCGCACAAAGCTACCTTCTTCTCCTCGCCACTGTCGTCCGTGACATTGTCCTCCGCCCTGGTCTTCTCTCCTCCCCAACCTCCATCCTCTCCACCTCCGTCCCCCTCGTGCCCTTTAGTGCCCCTAGCTGTTTCTTGTCTCACCATTCTGCCGATCGTGACCGCGAGCCCTCGGAGGTGAACCTGAGGGAGATCAAGCGGGTTCTGGGGTTCCTCTGGGAGCGGCCGCAGGCCCTGACACCGGCCGCCACCATGGAGCTGGTCTCGATCTTGACCAGCATCGCTGGCGCGCTGGAGCAGCACGTGCCGACGGGCGGGGCGCTCCTGAAGGTGCAGTTCTCTGGCCTGATTTACTCGTATCACCCAATCCTCTGCCATATCGTTCTCATGCTCTATTCCGGCTTCCCAGATGCCTTTGCTGGCGAGGACGAGCGCAACATCGCTCGCCGCCTCGCCCTTATGGCCAGAGAAGCCCACCAGCCCCTCGTGTTTCGTCTTCTCGCGCTCCACTGGCTGCTGGGCTCGCCTAGGCTTGGCAAGGGAAAGGACTCGCTTGCTCCCTTGGCGCCCAGATTTTACCCTGGGGTTTTTGATCCTCTGGCTTTGAAAGCCAAGAAGCTTGATGCTTTAGCGTGCATTGCAGCGAGTTTGGATACTTTGGAAATGAGAAGAAAGGGGGAGGAGGATGGTCGAAGGGCCTTGATAGTGAAGCTCTTTCAGGATGGGTTGGTTTGCATCTCTGCTTACAAGTGGCTACCGCCGTGGAGCACAGAGACCTCGGTTGCCTTTCGGACGCTTCACAAGTTCTTGGTTGGAGTCATCCCACATCGTGATGATTGCTCAGAGGAACCTCAGCTTGTTTTTCTCATGGATTCCACCATATTCAGCACCCTTCAGGTGAGAGAGGTTCCTCTCCACAATAGTATCGTTTTTCCTTCATGTGTGTAAGTTCTTAATTTTTAATTACTTGACTATATGCAGAGTATGTTGGTAAATTTGGCATTGGAGCACCACGGTTTGGTTCTGGTCATTGGCATTTTTATCGACCAACTGTTGAAATGCAAGGGTCACCGGTCCGTAGGGGAGCGACTGCTCCAGAAACTTGATGAGCATTTGCTTCCGAAACTTGAGATGGGATACCGGTTGACTTCTTATTTTCCCATTTTTGAGAGGATTGCTGAGAATGATACCATTCCACCCCATGGTTTGTTAGAGTTACTTATGAGGCATATTGTTTCTATATCAGTGAAACATGGACCAAACTCAGGGTTGAGTTTATGGTCTCAGGGGACTAAAGTGTTGGGTATCTGCAGGATGATGCTTAAGCATCACCACAGCTCAAggattttccttcctttgtcACGCCTTCTAGCATTTATTTGCCAATGCTACCCAGACTTGGAAGTTCGTGACAATGCAAGGTAATTACAAAGTTATATTCTGTTGGACTCATATCCAAGTTTTCGTCATTAATACTATCGACACCAATTTCAGGATCTATCTGCGGATGCTTGTCTGCATTCCTGGGAAGAAGCTAAGGCAGGTGCTGAATCTTGGTGAAGAGCCTTCAGGAGTCTCACCATCTCCTCACCCAGGCTCACTTTTCCAAGTTCCATCACCTCGCCACTCGGAAAACATCAAAAAGTCAGGCGGTGTCTCTTCTTATATTCATCTTGAAAGGGTTGTTCCACTTATTGTGAAACAGTCATGGTCATTAGTTATACCGAAATCAAACATGGAAGATAACACGGAAGCAAGTAATGTTGTAGGTATAAGTGATATCAGCATTTCTCCTTCTGCAGAATCAGACAAGGATGGTGAAATGAACTTTGAACAAATAAGTTATATTAAGGAACCACTGAGAGTGATGGATGCAAATGTGGCAGAAATTCTGGGAGTCCTCCGGAAGCATTTTTCATGTATTCCTGACTACCGACACACGTCTGCAATTAAGATTAGAATACCCTGTATACTAAGGTTTGAGTCTGAACCATTTAGCCATGTCTGGGGAGATggttcatctacttttgattcagAAGAGGGGGAGACGTTGCCTGCTATGTATGCAACTACTATCACATTTTCATCAACAGCTAAGTATGGCAAAATTCCACCATGTCGGGTACCTTTTCTTCTCGGTGAACCTTTGAGAAACAGATATGATATCATACCTGCGGGCAACAGCTTTGAGGAGGGCTCAAGTCATCGTGCTTCAGTAAATATAGAATTGGAACCTCGTGAGCCAATGCCAGGTCTTATTGATGTTACTATCAAGGCAAATGCAGAGAATGGGGAAGTTATTTCCGGAAGGCTACAGAGCGTTGCAATTGGCATTGAAGATATGTTTCTTAAGGCTAGTATACCACCTGATATTGAAGAGGATGAGGTGCCTGGATACTATTATGATCTGTTTCATGCACTATGGGAGGCTTGTGGTAATTCTGCAAGCACAGGACGTGAGACGTTCCCTCTTAGTGGAGGTAAAGGTGCTGCAGCAATTCATGGCACACGATCTGTGAAACTTCTGGAAGTATTTCTGGATTCTTTGATCAAGAATGTTGAGAAGCACCTGGCTTCATATGTTGTGAGTGTCACTGGCGATCCACTGGTGAATATCGTAAGGAACAATGGAATTATTAGAGATGTTGTGTGGGAAAATGATGCTGAAGCTTTTGTTGCCCATGATGTTAATGCGCTGGTGCCATATTCTGAAAATGTACCTCTTCAGCTCCCATATTTTGATGAACAGGGTGATGCAGAGAATCTTTCACCTGTCAGTAAGAGGACAATTGGTacctttattattttgatattcctaCCACCCAGATTCCATCTCCTTTTCCAGATGGAAGTAGGACATTCATCAACGTTGGTACGAATAAGAACTGATCATTGGCCATGTCTTGCATATATTGATGAGTACTTGGAGTCATTGTTTTACACATAGAAGGAAACAAACACAAGGACATATTCTGGAGTGCTACAACGATTCTATCTTGGCAAGCTTTGTCCTCTTAAAGGTCTGGTTAGATCCTGTGCCTAACTTGCTTATTTGCATGTGCGTTATTGTTAAATAATTGCTCAGGCCCTATAAGCTTAATAAAGTTTGTAAATTCTTTTAAAAGGCTATGGATTTACATAATTTTACTTTGTCTATTGAAATTAGAAAAGAATTCCCCTATACTATTTTTAATATGCTTTTCATTGATTTTTCTGACTCCATTATGGTTACAAAGGGCTTATAAATCTTCTTTATGACATACACCAATGGCAAGCCAAACCATCCCTGGTAGCGCATATTACTTATCATTATGGTTTTACAGAATTTATTGTGATCAATCAGAAATGGACTTCGAATGCAGGCATTATAGTTTACTTCTGTTGCATCTTTAGGTGCTAGTATTGAGAAATTAAATTTATCTTTAATAGGAATAAGGCATGAAATGTTCCTCTCCAATTAACAAGAGTTTGTGATAGAgttatcttcattttttttacCAAAAGCAAAAAAGGATTCATATTAAGTTATTAACCCAAAAACAGTGCTATTACAACTATAACTATGAACAAAATGACATGGAACTCAAGATGCCAATGGCCAGACCATACAACACCAGAATTTCGTAGACATGGCAAACTTCACAAGCCAATGTGCACTATGATTCTTCCCTAACATATACAAAACTTTCCAAGCCCGAAATAGTTTCTGTAACTCTTTCACAATTTTGACAGTTTGAAATACACCATGGTGGTGTTTCCTCTCCATTAAGTGCTTTCATGATTTGCAATGCATCAGTTTCAACAATGATGCACTCAATGTTGTTAAGTAGTGCAGCTTCCAGCCCTTTCTTAATTGCTAGCATCTTGTTAATCCAACTATTGCCTTGCTCCACAAATAGAAAACCTGCACAAAGACACATGACATTAGAGTTTCTAATCAGAAGATCAGCTCCACCATCTAAACTTTGAGGATTAAAAGCTCCATCTATGTTTAGCTTAAACCACCCAATATCAGGTCTACACCACTGCACcacaatttgatattttgatgtgCCTCGCTCCTATGTCCTTTGGACATTATGTCCAATTTTCTGTTCATTATATATGAAACGGACCCATACACAACTGTAGAGTGGCCTGTCCTTATGTTATTAAATAGAACATCATTCCTGGCCTTCCAAATCAGCCAAAGGCAATGGGCAATCAAGGATCTGACTAAACTAGGATGATCAGGTAAGCCACTCCTCTCCTTGAGCTAAGCACCTCTTTCCACTCCCCAAAATGAGATAATTCAGAACCCAACTTATTACTAAGCATTGTCCACATCCTTCCACCAAATGGACATTCAAAGAAAACATGATTTTGATCATCCCAACCCTCATTACAAACATAACACACATGATCATGATTGGCAAATACCCAACGAAGACATCCTAACTGAAGTAGATAGCTTGTGATGTAAAAGTTTTCAACAAAATAAAAGAGCCTTAGAGATAATAGGAAGTTTCCTctaaggtatacagtttcgaatgatatcgttcggtacgggcggtacataccagtccgagaGTAAACCGGTACGTGGATCACTCGCTACCAgacgatatttttttatttataaaaaaaaaaaaaaaaaaaaaaaaaatatatatatatatatatatataaaggcgacgtcgccttgttTTTCTGTGACGTCGTtgtgggagaagagaggcgacgtcacacatttttttaaattatatatatatatataatataaatatataaataaaagattatatatatatatactgaatgGTATATCGTTCAGTATacaatactgtaccgtaccgagagaaggtcgaaactccggtacagtacgatatttcaatccttggttttcACAATTCACTCCAACATCCTTCAACCTTCCCACTAGATTGATCCAAGTCTTTGATGTACCTATAAGCTAGTTTGGCTGATGGTTGCCCCTTTAGGTCAGTTCTCCAAATCCATTTGTCATTCTCAGGAGGAGCCATATCAATGTGGGAGAGAAGCCTGCAAATATTACCATCAAAGCATTGATCAAATAACAAATCGTTCCATTTATTATCAAGCAGAAGGTTAGAAACATGCCAATGTCCATCAATAATAGAAATATTAACAAAATATCGGTTTAATGGCCAATGGAATGTTAAAGATCCAATTGTAATGCAAAACATTTAGTTGATCACCATTTCCAATAATTGGATGAAATATAGCTTTTAACACAGACATATACTTATTAAAAGGCTTCCAGCACCACCAGGTGGACTCCGGAGTAGGTTGACTGTTCCAAGGAGATCCCCAACCATACTTTTGACTTGGATAGAGTTATCTTCATGACTTACCCTTCCAGTCATTTAGTTCTTGGTCTCATGTATCACTGCTGTTCTACTTGTCAGAAGAAGGTAATCTTTGTTGCTTCAAACTCCTCCAATTGAGTTCTTGGTCTTATGTCTCACCACTCTTGTTGTCAGAAGAAGGTAAGTTTTGATGCTTTAAACTTCTCCACACTTTGTCAAGGGCATCACTTGGTTATATCTTGTTTCCTCTTGTTTTGACATGGATGGTTTCTTCTCCAAGAAGAATTATTAATCACACAATTATGAGGATTCTGTTTAAAATGTCACTGATCTAGtgatataaaactagatagataagAACAGGTGCTGGGAGTGTACCTGTTTCACAACCATCCTCCCATGTTTTTTCATCGACGAGTGTGGGTTTGATCTTCCGTTAGTCCTAGCAGAAGTCGGTGAATTCATGTGGCACATTTACTAGGGAGGTGACTCCATTTCGGTTGGTTATAGTAATTTTTAAGCTCAGGACGTGTTGCTCTTCCTTGTTCTATGTTTACGTAGTTCCTAGTATTTAAGATGTAACTTTGCTTTTTGGCAGAACTTTATTCATCAGCTTGACTGAACGAACACCCGTTTTAAATCCTACGCCCAAGTAGAGCTGCTGGAGGCATCAAGTGAATTTGGGAGTGAGACTTGATTCTCCAAAGCAAGAATCT harbors:
- the LOC135623414 gene encoding uncharacterized protein LOC135623414 codes for the protein MEKQQSMAKQPPSPSLSLQEWETLLDDFGSGSPARCDRWLPLPLLDLALNAFLRRDFASHLKPLLLLFIDDLLSSPTSAPPPSDSLPPLIDALRSLLLSSSPSASDPSPAPAAALLRDQFMATAVSAAVSSLDAPLDASSAALLEPLVEALLTVTNRPNHGPDRQSRAAACECLRELESAFPCLLADAAGHLWALAQAERTHVAQSYLLLLATVVRDIVLRPGLLSSPTSILSTSVPLVPFSAPSCFLSHHSADRDREPSEVNLREIKRVLGFLWERPQALTPAATMELVSILTSIAGALEQHVPTGGALLKVQFSGLIYSYHPILCHIVLMLYSGFPDAFAGEDERNIARRLALMAREAHQPLVFRLLALHWLLGSPRLGKGKDSLAPLAPRFYPGVFDPLALKAKKLDALACIAASLDTLEMRRKGEEDGRRALIVKLFQDGLVCISAYKWLPPWSTETSVAFRTLHKFLVGVIPHRDDCSEEPQLVFLMDSTIFSTLQSMLVNLALEHHGLVLVIGIFIDQLLKCKGHRSVGERLLQKLDEHLLPKLEMGYRLTSYFPIFERIAENDTIPPHGLLELLMRHIVSISVKHGPNSGLSLWSQGTKVLGICRMMLKHHHSSRIFLPLSRLLAFICQCYPDLEVRDNARIYLRMLVCIPGKKLRQVLNLGEEPSGVSPSPHPGSLFQVPSPRHSENIKKSGGVSSYIHLERVVPLIVKQSWSLVIPKSNMEDNTEASNVVGISDISISPSAESDKDGEMNFEQISYIKEPLRVMDANVAEILGVLRKHFSCIPDYRHTSAIKIRIPCILRFESEPFSHVWGDGSSTFDSEEGETLPAMYATTITFSSTAKYGKIPPCRVPFLLGEPLRNRYDIIPAGNSFEEGSSHRASVNIELEPREPMPGLIDVTIKANAENGEVISGRLQSVAIGIEDMFLKASIPPDIEEDEVPGYYYDLFHALWEACGNSASTGRETFPLSGGKGAAAIHGTRSVKLLEVFLDSLIKNVEKHLASYVVSVTGDPLVNIVRNNGIIRDVVWENDAEAFVAHDVNALVPYSENVPLQLPYFDEQGDAENLSPVSKRTIGTFIILIFLPPRFHLLFQMEVGHSSTLVRIRTDHWPCLAYIDEYLESLFYT